The Tachyglossus aculeatus isolate mTacAcu1 chromosome 22, mTacAcu1.pri, whole genome shotgun sequence genome window below encodes:
- the DNAJC4 gene encoding dnaJ homolog subfamily C member 4, which translates to MPLLLLASRLCQLCPRRPLSRHLSTTLGQRQSNYYELLGISPDANTEEVKRAFFTKSKELHPDRDPGNPALHSRFVELNEAYRVLSRQHSRRSYDSLLYSSPPPAPRPSARHGSRASSASRSGPASNAEYWSQFRGVRPEGPGERRRQQQRRNQQVLGYCVLLMLTGMGLHYFAFRLLEQVHRRFMDKKDQVFTAIYNETRARARTSKARLQQERGQKPAGAEK; encoded by the exons ATGCCCCTTCTGCTTCTGGCCTCCCGCCTGTGCCAGCTGTGCCCTCGCCGCCCTCTCTCCCGGCACCTTTCCACGACACTTGGCCAGCG CCAAAGTAATTACTATGAGCTACTGGGGATCAGTCCAGACGCCAACACCGAAGAGGTCAAGCGGGCCTTCTTCACCAAGTCCAAAGAG CTGCACCCCGACAGGGACCCCGGCAACCCTGCTTTGCACAGCCGCTTCGTGGAGTTGAACGAGGCCTACCGGGTGCTCAGTCGCCAACACAGCCGCCGCAGCTACGACAGCCTGCTTTACTCCagcccgccgcccgccccgcgGCCCTCCGCCCGCCATGGCTCCcgggcctcctccgcctccag GTCCGGGCCGGCCTCCAACGCCGAGTACTGGTCCCAGTTCCGCGGGGTGAGGCCCGAGGGGCCGGGagagcggcggcggcagcagcagagaCGCAACCAGCAGGTCCTGGGCTACTGCGTCCTGCTGATGCTGACGGGCATGGGTCTGCACTACTTTGCCTTCAG GTTGCTGGAACAAGTCCATCGGAGATTCATGGACAAGAAGGACCAGGTCTTCACAGCCATCTACAATGAGACCAGAGCCCGGGCAAG gacaAGCAAGGCCCGTCTGCAGCAGGAGCGAGGGCAGAAGCCGGCCGGGGCAGAAAAGTGA
- the NUDT22 gene encoding uridine diphosphate glucose pyrophosphatase NUDT22, with product MEASVWLRCPRGGLPEARVRAELCPAFDRRPLPGGDAPITLAWVARQRAQPWLFDGPKFRFHSSSWVPNGPGGPLLTLRLGLTSYRDYLGTNWAPTAADLRRQGAARWADPQAYLADPLGVGALLGTADAHLVLLRRSLTVAEAPGLLDVPGGHPEPQAVSPGDHPQHQELPGELVVRELFSSILQEIRDEVNLPLATLSHPLLLGIARNETSAGRASAEFYVRCSLTSEQVRQLYQAGGPEAHESTGIIFIEAKKVRHLEDTPEVWGELCPSAKGAVLLYNLVRGPAD from the exons ATGGAGGCGTCGGTGTGGTTGCGGTGCCCCCGGGGCGGCCTGCCGGAGGCCCGTGTCCGTGCGGAGCTGTGCCCGGCCTTCGACCGGCGGCCGTTGCCCGGGGGGGATGCCCCCATCACCCTGGCCTGGGTTGCCCGGCAACGGGCCCAACCTTGGCTCTTCGACGGGCCCAAATTCCGGTTTCACTCGTCCAGTTGGGTGCCCAACGGGCCCGGGGGGCCCCTGCTCACCCTGCGCCTCGGCCTCACCTCCTACCGCGACTACTTGGGCACCAACTGGGCCCCCACGGCGGCAGATctgaggaggcagggggctgcccgGTGGGCAGACCCCCAGGCCTACCTGGCAGACCCCCTCGGGGTGGGCGCCCTCCTGGGCACCGCCGACGCCCACCTGGTGCTCCTTAGGCGCTCCCTGACCGTGGCCGAAGCCCCCGGGCTGCTGGACGTGCCCGGTGGCCACCCCGAGCCTCAG GCCGTGTCCCCCGGGGACCATCCCCAGCATCAGGAGCTGCCCGGAGAGCTGGTGGTTCGGGAGCTgttctcctccatcctccaggAGATTCGGGATGAG GTGAATCTACCACTGGCAACGCTCAGTCACCCTCTGCTACTGGGCATCGCCCGCAACGAGACCAGCGCTGGCCGGGCCAGTGCCGAATTCTACGTCAG GTGCAGTCTGACTTCTGAGCAGGTGAGGCAACTGTACCAGGCTGGAGGGCCCGAGGCCCACGAGTCTACTGGGATCATCTTCATAGAGGCGAAG AAAGTGCGGCACTTGGAGGACACCCCGGAGGTGTGGGGAGAGCTCTGTCCCTCCGCCAAAGGAGCCGTCCTGCTCTACAACCTGGTGCGAGGCCCTGCTGACTGA